One stretch of Arachis duranensis cultivar V14167 chromosome 1, aradu.V14167.gnm2.J7QH, whole genome shotgun sequence DNA includes these proteins:
- the LOC107467113 gene encoding uncharacterized protein LOC107467113 — MDIIQDDENMPGPMKGTYRDTLLASHGFEEDHSASLDMDDDDPNLEDKWYRNDDDHKNEEKPFNPCPTIPVSKEEFEEWCKPWKNAFMVKVLGKCITFAFMEQRLHRNWKKKGKIHVIDMNRDYFMVHFADEEDYAHALMEGPWMIAGHYLIVQRWRPFFLTRSTEVRKIAAWIRTPNLPIELYNHRFLWRVGSAIGHMLKVDRTTSIHSRRKFARICVEIDLSKQLVPRISVLGCELNLEYEGLYQICFSRGKYGHRSEQCMEGSANSGAHTEENRAADAPQGGTPSNIDADENGRPANQ, encoded by the coding sequence ATGGATATTATCCAAGATGATGAAAACATGCCTGGCCCTATGAAGGGAACCTATAGGGATACATTGTTGGCTAGTCATGGATTTGAGGAAGACCATAGCGCCTCATTAGACATGGATGACGATGATCCCAACCTTGAAGATAAGTGGTATAGAAACGATGATGATCACAAAAATGAGGAGAAACCCTTCAACCCTTGTCCCACAATTCCTGTATCTAAGGAGGAATTTGAAGAGTGGTGTAAACCATGGAAGAATGCCTTCATGGTCAAAGTGCTGGGTAAATGTATCACGTTTGCGTTTATGGAACAACGACTCCATAGAAACTGGAAAAAGAAAGGTAAGATTCATGTTATTGATATGAATCGTGACTACTTCATGGTTCATTTTGCAGATGAGGAGGACTATGCGCACGCGCTTATGGAAGGTCCCTGGATGATTGCTGGTCACTACCTCATAGTGCAGAGATGGAGGCCTTTTTTCCTAACCAGATCCACCGAGGTCAGAAAGATTGCCGCCTGGATTCGCACCCCAAATCTGCCGATTGAGCTTTATAACCATCGATTTCTTTGGAGGGTTGGCTCGGCCATTGGACATATGCTTAAGGTTGATCGCACTACCTCTATCCATTCGAGGAGAAAGTTCGCCCGGATATGTGTTGAGATCGACTTATCAAAACAACTAGTGCCACGTATTTCTGTTCTTGGCTGCGAGCTAAACCTAGAATATGAAGGTTTATACCAAATTTGTTTCTCCCGTGGCAAGTATGGCCATAGATCGGAGCAATGCATGGAAGGCAGTGCTAACAGCGGTGCCCATACGGAAGAAAATCGTGCTGCCGACGCTCCGCAAGGTGGGACCCCATCTAACATTGATGCTGATGAAAATGGAAGGCCCGCAAACCAATAA
- the LOC107466219 gene encoding cysteine proteinase inhibitor 1-like, with translation MRRECYVFCILFALCITATMASHKEASGGLIANGLNPIKNLNDPHVVDIAQFAVTDYNKQSAAHLKLVKINNGYTQVVSGGVNYNLLLLTFGGLPDNRYEAIVFENNSQNSRKLISFHPLHD, from the coding sequence ATGAGACGTGAATGCTATGTTTTTTGCATCCTCTTTGCTCTCTGCATTACCGCCACCATGGCTTCCCATAAGGAAGCTTCAGGAGGACTAATCGCCAATGGTTTGAACCCAATAAAAAATCTCAACGACCCTCACGTGGTAGATATTGCTCAATTTGCTGTGACAGACTATAATAAGCAATCTGCTGCCCATCTCAAGTTGGTGAAGATCAACAACGGCTATACACAGGTGGTGTCTGGCGGCGTAAACTACAACCTCCTCCTGTTGACATTCGGTGGCCTCCCTGATAATAGGTACGAGGCCATTGTGTTTGAGAATAATTCTCAGAACTCGAGGAAGCTCATTTCCTTCCACCCTCTTCATGATTGA
- the LOC107467399 gene encoding uncharacterized protein LOC107467399, whose translation MNAEKRSENSKIGGSSHLSRRHFPTSSHRRPPFITVLQRPVIATILTSTKSLQEICSALAHHAFASFSAELPPLFHRDSATVSSRFCRSSAFVPPGSSSCLQLELLIPLFRHLSIACWSLCSASVPPLFNPRLAFSVAFQSFNSLSLFCSNFRTCTNLSVVPLLVLIPQ comes from the exons ATGAACGCAGAGAAGAGAAGCGAGAACTCAAAAATTGGAGGAAGCAGCCATCTATCTCGTCGCCATTTTCCAACGTCCAGTCATCGTCGCCCTCCATTCATCACTGTTCTTCAACGTCCAGTCATCGCCACCATCCTCACTTCTACAAAATCGTTGCAAGAAATTTGTTCCGCCCTTGCTCACCATGCTTTCGCCTCCTTTTCGGCCGAGCTTCCGCCTCTATTTCACCGTGATTCTGCAACTGTTTCGTCGAGGTTTTGTCGCTCTTCAGCCTTTGTTCCGCCAGGCTCCAGCTCTTGTCTCCAATTAGAGCTGCTTATCCCTCTGTTTCGCCATCTCTCCATTGCGTGTTGGAGCCTTTGTTCAGCCTCAGTTCCGCCGCTGTTCAACCCACGTTTAGCCTTCTCTGTCGCGTTTCAAAGCTTCAATTCCCTTTCACTGTTCTGTTCAAATTTCAGAACGTGCACCAACCTAAG CGTCGTCCCATTGTTGGTTCTTATACCACAATAA
- the LOC107466199 gene encoding putative MO25-like protein At5g47540, with product MKSLFKNKPRTPADIVRHTRDLLRSLERAPDVRDPKRDDKMSELFKNIRELKSILYGDSESEPVAEACAQLTQEFFNEDTLRVLIKCLPKLNLEARKDATQVVANLQRQQVQSKLIASDYLEKNLDLMDSLISGYENTDMALHYGAMLRECIRHQVVARYVLDSPNMKKFFDYIQLPNFDVAADAAATFKELLTRHKSTVAEFLNKNYGWFFAEYNSKLLESSNYITRRQAVKLLGDMLLDRSNSVVMTRYVSSRDNLRILMNLLRESSKSIQTEAFHVFKLFVANQKKPADIVGILVTNRSKLLRLLGDLKLDKEDEQFEADKAQVMKEIAALEPKDRP from the exons ATGAAGAGCCTCTTCAAGAACAAGCCTCGCACTCCCGCTGATATCGTTCGCCACACTAGGGATCTTCTTCGCTCCCTCGAACGCGCTCCCGATGTACGTGATCCAAAGCGTGATGACAAG ATGTCGgagttatttaaaaatatcaggGAGCTGAAATCGATTCTTTATGGAGACAGCGAATCTGAACCTGTGGCAGAAGCTTGTGCGCAGTTGACTCAGGAATTCTTCAATGAAGACACTCTGCGAGTACTTATCAAGTGTCTCCCAAAATTAAACTTGGAG GCTAGAAAAGATGCAACTCAGGTGGTTGCAAATTTACAGAGGCAACAGGTTCAATCTAAGTTGATTGCGTCTGATTACTTGGAGAAAAACTTGGATCTTATGGATAGTCTGATATCTGG CTATGAAAACACAGACATGGCCTTACACTATGGTGCAATGTTAAGGGAGTGCATAAGACACCAGGTTGTTGCAAG ATATGTTTTGGATTCGCCAAATATGAAGAAGTTCTTTGACTACATTCAACTGCCAAATTTTGACGTAGCTGCAGACGCAGCAGCAACTTTTAag GAACTCTTGACAAGACATAAATCTACTGTAGCTGAGTTCCTTAACAAGAATTACGGTTGG TTTTTCGCTGAATATAACTCCAAGCTGTTGGAATCTTCCAACTATATTACAAGGCGTCAAGCTGTGAAG TTGTTAGGAGATATGCTACTTGATCGATCAAATTCAGTTGTAATGACACGATATGTCAGCTCAAGAGACAACCTGAGGATTTTAATGAATCTTTTAAGA GAGTCAAGCAAGAGCATACAAACAGAAGCATTTCATGTTTTCAAG CTATTTGTTGCAAATCAAAAGAAACCAGCTGACATCGTGGGCATACTTGTTACAAACAGAAGCAAGCTTCTGAGGTTATTGGGTGACTTAAAACTCGATAAAG AGGACGAACAGTTTGAAGCTGACAAAGCACAAGTTATGAAGGAAATTGCCGCTCTGGAACCTAAGGATCGCCCTTGA